A genomic stretch from Rhodobacterales bacterium HKCCA1288 includes:
- a CDS encoding rod shape-determining protein, translating to MAYEISIDLGTANIVIVDNKNGVVLDEPSVIAYQMKNGQKRLLAVGDDAKLMLGKTPESILAIRPLSDGVIADFDAAQDMISAFFKKVLNNFAFRKPIVFVCVPYGATPVEKRAIKASIEAAGGRRVGLVEEPMAAALGAGMPVLEPTGSMIVDIGGGTTEVAVLSLGGIVVAQSIRVGGDHFDAAIAAFLKKKYNLNVGLATCEMLKFEIGTATPPSDGVGRKTKVRGRHGVSGLPEEIEVTQADMAEALRPLVNSICEAVMLLLEQTPPDLAGDIQEHGLVLTGGGAGLTGIDKALSDTTNLPAVVADNHKYCVAFGTQIAMNLGRRIEHAIQRDP from the coding sequence TTGGCTTATGAGATTAGCATTGACCTCGGCACTGCCAACATCGTCATCGTCGACAACAAGAATGGCGTCGTCTTAGATGAGCCCTCGGTGATCGCCTACCAGATGAAAAACGGTCAGAAACGCCTCCTAGCGGTTGGGGATGACGCCAAACTCATGCTGGGCAAGACACCGGAGAGTATATTGGCCATCCGCCCCCTGTCCGATGGCGTGATTGCGGATTTTGACGCGGCCCAGGACATGATTTCTGCCTTCTTCAAAAAAGTCCTGAATAATTTTGCCTTCAGGAAGCCGATCGTGTTCGTGTGCGTGCCATACGGCGCCACCCCAGTGGAGAAGCGCGCGATCAAGGCATCCATTGAGGCTGCTGGTGGCCGCCGTGTTGGCCTCGTTGAGGAGCCGATGGCGGCCGCACTGGGCGCCGGAATGCCCGTCCTAGAGCCGACGGGCTCCATGATCGTAGACATTGGCGGCGGCACGACCGAGGTCGCGGTGCTGTCTCTCGGCGGCATTGTCGTGGCGCAATCCATCCGAGTTGGCGGCGATCACTTCGACGCGGCGATAGCGGCATTCCTGAAAAAGAAATATAACCTCAACGTCGGCCTGGCCACGTGTGAAATGCTGAAGTTCGAGATCGGGACCGCCACACCCCCCAGTGACGGCGTGGGGAGGAAGACAAAAGTGCGCGGCCGCCACGGCGTCAGCGGCCTCCCGGAAGAGATCGAGGTCACGCAGGCAGACATGGCCGAGGCACTGCGGCCATTGGTAAACAGTATCTGCGAGGCAGTGATGCTACTCCTGGAGCAGACGCCACCTGACCTGGCGGGGGACATTCAGGAGCATGGGCTCGTTCTCACGGGCGGTGGAGCGGGCCTCACAGGGATCGACAAGGCGCTGAGCGATACGACAAACCTCCCGGCAGTCGTGGCCGACAATCATAAGTATTGCGTGGCATTTGGCACGCAAATTGCAATGAATTTGGGCAGGCGCATTGAGCACGCAATTCAGCGAGATCCCTAA
- a CDS encoding IS630 family transposase, translated as MIRPGFLSSSERRELEVCVRSQREDHGVARRANAILLLDDGKSCQAIAEFLYLDDDTIRGWYKTYREGGWDALSTDGWKGGQSRMTTAQETELCTWLDDRFCRSTVEIRAYIAAQYGVDYSHSGCIKLLSRLGYEYRKPKGLPRVASEEKQAEFIALYEQLLNGLGADEAVYFADAVHPEYQTKPAFGWVKAGSKPTVTTTAGRGRVNIHGALNLENFDAPFVEPTTVDGVSAAQLLAKIEERNPLSRIIYVIWDNAAYHKGPDVREFLKRPDCRIRLIQLPPYCPHLNPIERLWAVMHQYVTHNRYYPTQKKFADAILRFFRETLPKEWKTFRDQVSDSFRVVTHEDFRVLE; from the coding sequence ATGATCCGTCCCGGTTTTCTCTCCTCTTCAGAACGGCGTGAACTTGAGGTTTGCGTGCGTAGCCAGCGCGAAGATCACGGCGTTGCACGGCGCGCCAATGCAATCCTGCTCCTTGATGACGGTAAGTCCTGTCAGGCTATCGCGGAGTTTCTGTATCTGGACGATGATACCATTCGGGGCTGGTACAAGACCTACCGAGAGGGCGGCTGGGACGCGCTTTCGACCGACGGCTGGAAGGGTGGTCAGTCCCGCATGACGACAGCTCAAGAGACGGAGCTTTGCACCTGGCTGGACGACCGCTTCTGTCGATCGACTGTCGAGATCAGGGCGTACATCGCGGCACAATATGGCGTGGACTATTCCCACTCGGGCTGCATCAAGCTTCTGTCGCGGCTGGGCTATGAATACCGGAAGCCGAAAGGGCTGCCACGCGTTGCATCTGAAGAGAAACAAGCCGAATTCATTGCGCTATACGAGCAGCTGCTGAACGGGTTGGGCGCCGATGAAGCCGTGTATTTCGCCGATGCGGTGCATCCCGAATATCAGACAAAGCCTGCGTTTGGCTGGGTCAAGGCAGGATCAAAGCCCACCGTGACAACCACCGCGGGACGCGGGCGGGTTAATATCCATGGCGCGCTCAACCTTGAGAATTTTGATGCGCCCTTTGTCGAACCAACCACCGTAGACGGGGTCAGTGCCGCCCAGCTTCTGGCCAAGATTGAGGAACGCAATCCTCTCTCGCGGATCATCTATGTCATCTGGGATAATGCGGCTTACCATAAGGGCCCGGACGTGCGCGAATTCCTCAAACGACCAGACTGCCGCATACGACTGATCCAGCTACCGCCTTATTGCCCGCACCTAAATCCGATAGAACGATTATGGGCGGTCATGCACCAATACGTCACTCACAATCGCTACTACCCCACACAAAAGAAGTTCGCAGATGCGATCCTGAGGTTCTTTCGAGAGACCCTGCCCAAAGAGTGGAAAACATTCCGTGATCAGGTGTCAGATAGCTTCAGGGTCGTCACTCACGAGGATTTTCGGGTTTTGGAGTAA
- a CDS encoding tyrosine-type recombinase/integrase, protein MGIQSNNWQNFITRLNGAYAPATIKSYYTDMRALVDWCVRHGLNWDALSPESVCDFLEHEAERGMCHGTVVRRVYSARRVFTLAGVSDPTNSPEVGLCLRRIARARPTRPKQARGLSLDALHKLLHVQPDTPWGLRNRALLSLGYDLLARRSEITALRSEDVIWRRDGTLEVILRRSKTDQSGLGRIAFTSPRSASLLGAWLECRGGEIAPLFCSIYRGVAINRPLSGSTVKNIIKSSARAAGYDPWVVSDFSAHSLRVGAAQELLRRGHDSVAIMRAGGWRTPTILARYLEKAEHNVWESA, encoded by the coding sequence ATGGGTATCCAATCAAATAATTGGCAGAATTTTATCACACGCCTAAACGGTGCATACGCGCCCGCCACGATTAAGTCGTACTATACCGACATGCGCGCGCTAGTCGACTGGTGCGTGAGACATGGCCTCAATTGGGATGCCCTGTCACCCGAGAGCGTGTGTGACTTCTTGGAGCATGAGGCGGAGCGTGGCATGTGTCATGGCACTGTCGTGCGGCGCGTCTACAGCGCCCGCCGTGTCTTCACGCTGGCGGGAGTGTCTGACCCCACCAATAGTCCAGAAGTCGGATTGTGCCTGCGCCGGATCGCTCGGGCGCGGCCGACGCGGCCCAAGCAGGCTCGGGGTCTCAGTCTCGACGCACTACACAAACTCCTACACGTGCAGCCCGACACGCCCTGGGGGCTCCGCAATCGGGCCCTTCTCTCGCTCGGCTATGACTTGTTGGCGCGCCGGTCAGAAATTACCGCGCTGCGCAGCGAGGATGTGATTTGGCGCCGGGACGGCACGCTGGAGGTAATCCTGCGCCGATCCAAGACGGATCAATCTGGTCTAGGCCGCATTGCATTCACGTCGCCGCGCTCTGCCAGTCTCTTGGGCGCCTGGCTGGAGTGCCGCGGCGGCGAGATAGCTCCCCTCTTCTGCTCGATCTACCGCGGCGTGGCTATCAATCGGCCGCTATCTGGCTCCACCGTGAAAAACATCATCAAGTCGAGCGCGCGCGCGGCTGGGTACGACCCCTGGGTCGTGAGTGACTTTAGCGCGCACTCACTCCGGGTCGGCGCCGCGCAGGAATTACTCCGGAGAGGACACGACAGCGTCGCCATAATGCGTGCGGGCGGCTGGCGCACACCCACAATTTTGGCGCGATACCTAGAGAAGGCGGAGCACAACGTCTGGGAAAGTGCTTAG
- a CDS encoding aminotransferase class V-fold PLP-dependent enzyme — protein sequence MLSEKSGLLDEIRGRFAHVDTCPFEGPRVFFENAGGALTLNSVVETSAKFAAIPDNQGRDNPAAHALVALIDKAKADMRLFFNAPKGQFFVGESGTELLFRLIRTAIVGTGTGRVLGSTLEHPASRSAAAHWAEVAGKPHILVAHDDTTGTVGPEAYRPEITPDTRVATILHTSPVTGMGVDVGAIAAEIRKIAPDCIIIVDGIQHAAHGRLDIESYDVDGYVISPYKVFSRHGYGVAWVSDRLHAIKHEHLIDAPGNPWEFGTRDTGAYVTFSDVVDYFVWLGGEVSDQTDPRARIVAAGEAIHAHEKHLTDAMINGIGNIKGLKDMAEVDIIGGLENPAREGLVCLTVKGQAAPDIVTKLRERGIRTHTRKADHYSGNVLSPLGLDAAVRVSMCHYNTETEVAQFLTAMREIVEGV from the coding sequence ATGCTGAGTGAAAAATCGGGTTTGTTGGATGAAATTCGCGGTCGCTTCGCCCATGTGGACACCTGCCCCTTTGAAGGGCCCCGGGTGTTTTTCGAGAATGCAGGCGGTGCATTGACGTTGAATTCTGTGGTCGAGACCTCGGCCAAATTCGCCGCCATCCCCGACAATCAAGGTCGTGACAACCCTGCCGCCCATGCCCTTGTGGCGCTGATTGACAAAGCAAAGGCCGATATGCGGTTGTTTTTCAACGCACCGAAGGGGCAGTTTTTCGTCGGCGAAAGCGGCACAGAATTGCTGTTTCGCTTGATCCGAACCGCGATTGTGGGCACCGGCACAGGCCGCGTTTTGGGCAGCACGTTGGAGCATCCCGCCTCGCGGAGTGCCGCCGCCCATTGGGCCGAAGTGGCGGGCAAACCCCATATTCTTGTCGCGCATGATGACACCACGGGCACAGTCGGCCCCGAGGCCTATCGCCCCGAAATCACCCCAGATACCCGCGTGGCCACCATCCTGCACACCTCGCCCGTCACGGGCATGGGGGTGGATGTGGGCGCCATTGCCGCCGAAATCCGCAAAATCGCGCCTGATTGCATTATTATCGTTGATGGCATCCAGCACGCCGCGCATGGCAGGCTTGATATCGAGAGCTATGATGTCGATGGCTATGTCATCTCGCCCTATAAGGTCTTCTCGCGTCATGGCTATGGCGTGGCTTGGGTCAGCGACAGGCTGCATGCGATCAAGCACGAACATCTGATTGATGCACCCGGAAACCCGTGGGAATTCGGCACCCGCGATACGGGCGCCTATGTGACCTTTTCCGATGTGGTGGATTATTTTGTCTGGCTCGGCGGTGAAGTTTCAGATCAGACCGATCCCCGCGCGCGGATTGTCGCGGCAGGCGAGGCGATCCACGCCCATGAAAAACACCTCACCGATGCCATGATCAACGGCATTGGCAATATCAAAGGCCTCAAGGATATGGCGGAAGTCGACATCATCGGCGGCCTCGAGAACCCCGCCCGCGAGGGTCTGGTTTGCCTGACCGTCAAGGGCCAAGCCGCGCCTGATATTGTGACCAAACTGCGCGAACGCGGCATCCGCACCCATACCCGCAAGGCGGATCATTATTCAGGCAACGTGCTCTCCCCCTTGGGCCTAGACGCCGCCGTGCGCGTCTCAATGTGCCACTACAACACCGAAACCGAAGTCGCACAATTCCTCACCGCCATGCGCGAGATTGTGGAGGGGGTGTGA
- a CDS encoding malonyl-CoA synthase gives MSNPLFDALLAPHQGKESSFLILPDGSEVTHSAFLGLANQMAHALRAADVGVGDRVAVHVEKTAPALALYAACITAGAVFLPLNTAYTPAELSYFITDADAALVVCDPSELAALTPIAETCKAAILTLDASGQGSLARAAAQHPTEFTPVPRGQNDLAALLYTSGTTGRSKGAMLTHENLLSNARALAEEWRFTSDDVLLHALPIFHSHGLFVACNVSLLAGNAMIFLPKFDQEAILQLLPRATTMMGVPTFYTRLLEDARFTRDLVAHMRLFVSGSAPLLAETHLAFEGRTGHRILERYGMTETNMNTSNPYTGDRRAGTVGFPLKGVEVRVCDPETHVELPTGEIGMLHVRGPNVFCGYWNMPEKTREELLEDGFFITGDLAKIDADGYVSIVGRGKDLIISGGFNIYPKEIEMFLDAQSGVKESAVIGAPHPDFGESVVAVLVPEAEGSIDLDAILALAKAELAGFKRPRHFAIVDALPRNTMGKVQKAEMRKTYADVFQA, from the coding sequence ATGAGCAACCCCCTTTTTGACGCTTTATTGGCCCCTCATCAGGGCAAGGAGAGCAGCTTTCTCATTTTGCCGGACGGGTCAGAAGTCACACATAGCGCATTCCTTGGTTTGGCCAACCAAATGGCGCATGCTTTGCGCGCCGCCGATGTGGGGGTGGGGGATCGGGTTGCGGTGCATGTTGAGAAAACCGCGCCTGCCTTGGCGCTTTATGCGGCATGTATCACGGCGGGTGCTGTGTTTTTGCCATTGAACACCGCCTACACGCCCGCAGAACTATCCTATTTCATCACTGATGCGGATGCGGCGCTGGTGGTCTGTGACCCGTCTGAACTGGCCGCCTTGACCCCAATTGCCGAAACCTGCAAGGCGGCAATCCTGACCTTGGACGCCTCAGGGCAGGGCAGTTTGGCCCGTGCCGCGGCGCAACACCCCACGGAATTTACGCCCGTGCCGCGCGGCCAGAATGATCTTGCAGCGCTTCTTTACACCTCGGGGACAACAGGCCGCTCCAAGGGGGCGATGTTGACCCATGAGAACCTGCTGTCAAACGCGCGCGCCTTGGCCGAGGAGTGGCGCTTTACAAGCGATGATGTGCTGCTGCACGCTTTGCCGATTTTCCATTCTCATGGGCTTTTTGTGGCGTGCAATGTCAGCTTATTGGCGGGCAATGCGATGATCTTTTTGCCAAAATTTGACCAAGAGGCAATTTTGCAGCTTCTGCCGCGCGCCACCACGATGATGGGGGTGCCGACCTTTTACACGCGACTGTTGGAGGATGCGCGCTTTACCCGTGACTTAGTCGCGCATATGCGGCTGTTTGTGTCTGGCTCTGCGCCGCTTTTGGCGGAAACCCATCTGGCTTTTGAGGGGCGCACAGGTCACCGCATTCTTGAAAGATACGGGATGACTGAGACGAATATGAACACCTCAAACCCCTATACGGGGGACCGGCGCGCAGGAACGGTGGGCTTCCCCCTAAAGGGGGTGGAGGTGCGTGTCTGTGATCCGGAGACGCACGTAGAATTACCCACGGGTGAGATCGGGATGCTTCATGTGCGCGGGCCAAATGTATTTTGTGGCTATTGGAATATGCCTGAAAAAACCCGTGAAGAACTGCTTGAAGATGGGTTTTTCATCACGGGCGATTTGGCCAAGATTGACGCGGATGGCTATGTCAGCATTGTGGGGCGGGGTAAGGATCTGATCATCTCAGGCGGGTTTAACATTTACCCAAAAGAGATCGAGATGTTCCTCGATGCGCAGTCAGGGGTTAAGGAAAGCGCTGTCATCGGGGCGCCGCACCCTGATTTTGGGGAAAGCGTGGTCGCGGTCTTGGTGCCTGAGGCAGAAGGCAGTATTGATTTGGATGCCATCCTTGCCTTGGCCAAGGCCGAACTTGCAGGCTTCAAGCGCCCCCGTCATTTCGCGATTGTCGATGCCTTGCCACGCAATACAATGGGCAAGGTGCAAAAGGCCGAGATGCGCAAAACCTATGCAGATGTGTTTCAGGCTTAG
- a CDS encoding DMT family transporter produces MIGFCITAPIMDGMAKLTPNEVPVLQIVAARFGVQVVILIPLAIMMGVAMRPTARDVIGHLMRGLMLLLATFCFFSAIRYMPIANAMAIFFVEPFILTLMGGLLLGEQVGPRRIIACIIGFIGALFVIQPSFQELGFVALFPLGTAVTFAAYMILTRTMSDRQHPITLQAYTALGASVLILPLIIGFDGTGNPWLDPVWPNEFAMMTLLAVGIMATISHLLLSVALKLAPTATIAPLQYLEIAGSVAVGYILFQDFPDSLTWLGIAIIVGSGLYVFARERRADLERRPTPPV; encoded by the coding sequence ATGATCGGCTTTTGCATCACAGCCCCAATCATGGACGGGATGGCCAAGCTGACCCCAAATGAAGTGCCTGTGCTGCAAATTGTTGCGGCGCGCTTCGGGGTTCAAGTTGTGATCTTGATCCCCTTGGCGATCATGATGGGGGTCGCCATGCGCCCCACAGCGCGCGATGTTATCGGCCATCTGATGCGCGGCTTGATGCTGCTTCTGGCAACATTTTGCTTTTTTTCGGCCATTCGATACATGCCGATTGCAAATGCTATGGCCATCTTCTTTGTTGAGCCGTTTATCTTGACCCTGATGGGCGGTCTTTTGCTGGGCGAGCAGGTTGGCCCGCGCCGTATCATCGCCTGTATCATAGGGTTTATCGGTGCGCTTTTTGTGATCCAACCAAGCTTTCAGGAATTGGGGTTTGTGGCGTTATTCCCGCTTGGCACGGCTGTGACCTTTGCCGCCTATATGATCCTCACACGCACGATGTCAGATCGCCAACATCCAATCACGCTTCAGGCCTATACGGCCTTGGGGGCATCCGTGCTGATCCTGCCCCTGATCATTGGGTTTGACGGCACGGGCAACCCTTGGCTCGACCCTGTTTGGCCCAATGAATTTGCGATGATGACCTTATTGGCCGTGGGGATCATGGCAACGATTTCTCATCTGTTGCTGTCAGTTGCATTGAAACTGGCCCCCACAGCCACAATCGCGCCGCTGCAATATCTCGAAATCGCGGGATCTGTCGCAGTGGGATATATCTTGTTCCAAGATTTCCCAGACAGCCTGACATGGTTGGGTATCGCGATTATCGTGGGATCAGGTCTGTATGTCTTTGCACGCGAGCGGCGCGCAGATTTGGAACGCCGCCCGACCCCACCTGTCTAA
- a CDS encoding methyltransferase domain-containing protein, with protein MGFKTFSSGDAAADRRASFAETLAHLGDAAGAVEALKSALELSPDWAAGWYRLGEYYEATGEADLALAAWRKAMALDPSDPFGAAMKCDLVARVDPITDRMPAAFVETLFDQYAPRFEKSLREGLGYRAPELIAEGLARAGLRHADAALDLGCGTGLMGVLLRPLAAQLVGYDLSAAMLSEAQEKGCYDRLEKCDITELALIGPSYDLIVAADVFNYIGALEQVIGWCADALLPEGRLCFTVEAGDAPLRLMASRRFTHSQGYITDLLAQAGFAPPQITEAPIRQDRGEDVMGLIVFATPAPRQAPLRDDDRNEVMA; from the coding sequence ATGGGGTTTAAGACCTTTTCCTCTGGCGATGCAGCGGCAGATCGGCGTGCCTCATTTGCCGAGACACTGGCCCATTTAGGCGATGCGGCAGGCGCGGTTGAGGCGTTGAAATCCGCGCTTGAACTCTCGCCTGATTGGGCGGCTGGATGGTATCGTTTAGGGGAATATTACGAGGCCACGGGCGAAGCGGATTTGGCCCTTGCAGCTTGGCGCAAGGCCATGGCCCTTGACCCAAGTGATCCTTTTGGCGCGGCGATGAAATGTGATCTTGTGGCGCGGGTTGACCCCATTACCGACCGCATGCCCGCTGCCTTTGTCGAAACATTATTCGATCAATATGCGCCGCGCTTTGAGAAATCCCTGCGCGAGGGGCTTGGATATCGCGCCCCAGAATTGATTGCCGAAGGATTGGCACGCGCAGGCCTGCGCCACGCCGATGCTGCACTGGATTTGGGATGCGGCACAGGTCTGATGGGGGTTCTGTTGCGGCCCCTTGCAGCGCAGCTTGTTGGGTATGACCTCTCTGCCGCCATGTTGTCAGAGGCGCAAGAAAAGGGCTGTTACGACAGGCTGGAAAAATGCGACATCACGGAACTGGCTCTGATCGGCCCAAGTTATGATCTGATCGTTGCGGCGGATGTGTTCAATTATATCGGCGCTTTGGAACAGGTGATTGGCTGGTGCGCCGATGCGCTTTTGCCAGAAGGGCGGCTTTGTTTCACGGTTGAGGCTGGGGATGCGCCCCTGCGTCTGATGGCATCGCGCCGCTTCACCCATTCACAGGGCTATATCACCGATCTTCTGGCACAAGCGGGCTTTGCCCCGCCGCAGATCACCGAAGCCCCTATTCGCCAAGATCGTGGAGAAGATGTGATGGGGTTGATCGTCTTTGCAACACCTGCCCCCCGCCAAGCCCCCTTGCGCGATGATGATCGCAACGAGGTCATGGCCTAA
- a CDS encoding citryl-CoA lyase, with amino-acid sequence MSTDADEVRDWWRSSIIEMEPGVIRFRGLPIEELIGTVSFPAMIWLMVAGRLPNADEAALLEAALVAAVDHGPQAPSIAAARMAVTCGLPLNNAMATAVNMLGDVHGGAGQQALELYYDIDARMAQGAGLTAATADAIADWQASNGKFVPGFGHRFHKDGDPRAPRLMALVRDMAAKGSITGRFADIGHAVEQYLGQSRPRPLPMNIDGATAVIFAELGCAPPLARGLFCLSRSVGILAHAWEQTQQGGRNKGPIPPRFLYSYDGPKPTP; translated from the coding sequence ATGAGCACGGATGCAGACGAAGTTCGCGATTGGTGGCGCAGTTCAATCATCGAGATGGAGCCGGGCGTAATCCGGTTTCGCGGTCTGCCGATTGAGGAGTTGATCGGCACTGTCAGCTTTCCCGCAATGATCTGGTTAATGGTTGCGGGGCGTTTGCCCAACGCGGATGAGGCGGCACTGTTAGAGGCGGCCCTTGTTGCGGCAGTGGATCATGGGCCACAGGCCCCTTCGATTGCGGCGGCGCGGATGGCCGTCACCTGTGGCTTGCCCCTCAACAATGCAATGGCAACTGCGGTGAATATGTTGGGCGATGTGCATGGGGGGGCGGGGCAACAGGCGCTTGAACTCTACTACGACATTGATGCCCGCATGGCACAAGGCGCGGGTTTGACTGCGGCCACCGCAGACGCGATTGCAGACTGGCAGGCCAGCAATGGTAAATTCGTGCCCGGGTTTGGGCATCGCTTTCACAAAGATGGCGATCCGCGCGCGCCGCGCTTGATGGCACTTGTCCGCGACATGGCAGCCAAAGGCAGCATCACGGGCCGCTTTGCCGATATTGGTCATGCTGTTGAGCAATATTTGGGCCAGAGCCGTCCGCGCCCCTTGCCGATGAATATTGACGGGGCCACTGCCGTCATATTTGCGGAGCTTGGCTGCGCCCCCCCGTTGGCGCGAGGGTTGTTCTGCCTGTCACGATCCGTGGGGATCCTTGCCCACGCATGGGAACAAACCCAACAAGGCGGTCGCAATAAGGGGCCGATCCCACCACGGTTTCTGTATAGCTATGATGGGCCAAAACCCACGCCATAG
- a CDS encoding CoA transferase: MDRQTPLHGIRVLDLTNVLAGPFCCHQLAHLGAEVIKVEVPKTGDLARQLGADPELNKIGMGVSFLAQNAGKKSVTANLKSEGGKEVLRRLVASADVLVENYRPGVMDRLGVGYEALRDINPRLIYCAISGFGQTGDWSDRPAYDQIVQGASGVMAITGDTDSAPLRVGFPVADTVGGLTAAMAISAALNAPKRGAYIDISMLESLIATMGWAVSNYLVADQRPTANGNENLTSAPSGTFRAKDGPLNIAANKDEQWMILAQHIGRADLLARPEYATRELRKRNRAALKAEIDAALAAKPAADWAEDLNKLGVPAGEVFDLPAILDHPVIRGRDLIATFDAVAGVARPVSVLRTGVKIDGAALSVTTPPPALGEDADAILHALGYGVDEISTMRERGEI, translated from the coding sequence GTGGATCGACAAACCCCGCTTCACGGAATTCGCGTATTGGATTTAACCAATGTGCTTGCAGGGCCGTTTTGCTGTCATCAACTGGCGCATCTTGGCGCTGAGGTGATTAAAGTTGAGGTGCCAAAAACGGGGGATTTGGCCCGCCAATTGGGGGCTGACCCTGAGCTCAACAAGATCGGGATGGGGGTTTCGTTTCTTGCTCAAAATGCAGGGAAAAAATCGGTTACAGCCAACCTTAAATCTGAAGGCGGCAAAGAGGTCTTGCGCCGTCTGGTGGCAAGCGCCGATGTTTTGGTGGAGAATTATCGCCCCGGCGTGATGGACAGGCTTGGCGTGGGCTATGAGGCGTTGCGCGATATCAACCCGCGCCTCATTTACTGCGCCATTTCGGGCTTTGGTCAAACGGGGGATTGGTCAGACAGGCCCGCCTATGATCAGATCGTCCAAGGGGCATCGGGCGTCATGGCGATTACGGGCGACACCGATAGCGCGCCTTTGCGGGTGGGGTTTCCCGTGGCGGATACGGTGGGGGGACTGACCGCCGCCATGGCGATTTCCGCCGCCCTCAACGCACCCAAGCGTGGGGCCTATATTGATATCTCAATGTTAGAAAGCCTGATTGCGACAATGGGATGGGCTGTTTCGAATTACTTGGTCGCAGATCAGCGCCCAACGGCGAACGGCAATGAAAATCTGACATCCGCGCCATCGGGCACGTTTCGCGCCAAAGATGGCCCCTTAAACATCGCCGCCAATAAGGACGAGCAATGGATGATCCTTGCTCAGCATATTGGGCGTGCGGATTTGTTGGCGCGCCCTGAATATGCCACCCGCGAATTGCGCAAGCGCAACCGCGCGGCCCTAAAGGCGGAAATTGATGCGGCCTTGGCCGCCAAACCCGCCGCTGATTGGGCCGAAGACTTGAACAAATTGGGCGTGCCCGCAGGCGAGGTTTTTGACCTGCCCGCTATTTTGGATCACCCCGTGATCCGGGGGCGCGACCTGATTGCCACATTCGATGCTGTGGCAGGCGTAGCGCGCCCTGTATCGGTTCTGCGCACGGGCGTGAAAATTGACGGCGCGGCGCTGTCAGTCACGACACCACCCCCTGCCTTGGGAGAGGATGCTGACGCGATCCTGCACGCGCTTGGCTATGGCGTGGACGAAATCAGCACAATGCGCGAAAGGGGCGAGATATGA
- a CDS encoding IclR family transcriptional regulator, protein MAESKGVDAVERALLILECFTADQPDLSLADLARATGLYKSTILRLAVSLEKFGLLQRAADGRFRLGAGALRLGSAYRHGFDLAHVLRPELRALSDATGETASFYVRDGESRLCLYRSEPARAIRHSVTEGATMPLTYGASGKILRAYSGQAAKADAQILQDGYAISRGERDPDVAAISVPLSAPDGSLVGALALSGPISRFEDAHTARFVKALRQSQTRLAGQLALGS, encoded by the coding sequence ATGGCAGAGTCGAAAGGTGTGGATGCGGTCGAACGCGCGTTGTTGATCCTAGAATGCTTTACGGCGGACCAGCCCGATCTTAGCCTCGCTGATCTAGCCCGTGCCACGGGCCTCTACAAAAGCACCATTCTGCGCTTGGCTGTGTCGCTTGAAAAATTTGGCCTGCTGCAGCGCGCGGCAGACGGGCGGTTTCGGCTTGGCGCAGGCGCATTGCGTCTTGGTTCGGCCTATCGGCACGGGTTCGATCTGGCGCATGTCTTGCGCCCAGAATTGCGCGCTTTGTCGGATGCAACGGGCGAGACAGCCTCGTTTTATGTGCGTGATGGCGAAAGCCGCCTCTGCCTTTATCGCAGCGAGCCCGCGCGTGCGATCCGCCATTCGGTCACCGAAGGGGCGACCATGCCATTAACCTATGGGGCCAGTGGTAAAATCTTGCGCGCCTATTCGGGCCAAGCGGCCAAGGCGGACGCACAAATTTTGCAAGATGGATATGCGATTTCACGCGGTGAGCGTGATCCCGATGTGGCGGCCATATCTGTGCCCCTTTCTGCCCCTGATGGAAGCTTAGTTGGTGCTTTGGCCCTCTCAGGGCCTATCTCGCGATTTGAGGACGCGCATACGGCCCGTTTTGTGAAGGCGCTGAGGCAAAGCCAAACCCGCCTTGCAGGGCAGCTTGCACTTGGGTCGTGA